The following proteins are co-located in the uncultured Draconibacterium sp. genome:
- a CDS encoding TonB-dependent receptor: MKLLRKVKKLISRRKYVILYLFLLPWMLFQVESAMGQTEIKTVRGKVSDTGNLPLPGVTVFLKGTTIGTTTNADGVYNLTKVPENSTLVFSFVGMKTQEIAVSTRTTIDVVLESETIGLDEVVAIGYGTQKKKDLTGSIVRMEMDGKEQAANTSLVQALQGYSPGLNASGGSSAGDGGSFSIRGRTSLSASDQPLVVLDGIIYNGSINDLNINDIQSVDILKDASAAAVYGSRSANGVLVVTTKKGTSGKPKFTFNAYCGVQNLSNTERTNVMNAEQYAVRLVDYYYQQDLYAWYKTGPTSADGRPVRPDVTDRDLVASYLRTEEEQINYLGGNSVDWVDEVFQTSPIQSYSLSVSGKTERTNYYLSTSYLDQEGILLNDNYKRLTFNGRFESKIANWLTVGFDPTFSHRDYSGVSASAGYALQASPLGNMYDESGNYPVYIAGESYNYHPLGNLLAEDSSPRDYFSLVLKGIVEVPWVKGLKYEANYSKTYDFDKTSRYYPTSMADGSKTDGSGYVNNANQRTWLLNSLFTYNRTFADKHSLSANYLYSRENISGDGSYLYAYGFANELLGYNALELGENQEVSTSAYEENTISYMGRINYSYDSRYLLTATIRRDGFSGFGGNKKFGNFPSLSLGWVISEESFMDEVDWMDFLKLRLSYGINGNQGIGRYASQSKMGSLTTVFDGATAVGLYANSLGNADLGWEKTASLNAGIDFNFLDNRISGSIDAYNAKTTDVLVQRSIPRMSGNSSVWTNIGGIENNGVEVSLVTENIKTRDFKWKTAFAFSLVRNKITKLYDDVTEDLGNSWFIGEPISTIYGYVNDGVWQEDELFNGTIMADYYPGQFKVRDLNDDGTITSEDDREILGTTDPNYRISMNNILTYKNFTFSFFFNSIQGGNNYYMANNSGAVVAGATDSAYRLNRTAIRDYWRPDNAVNNAPGIYYNPKKNPGVYQSKSFVRLQDVSLGYTFDNSVLSDLKIDNLKVYVSGKNLYTWTKWSGWDPETGSPMMRSIIGGVNISF; this comes from the coding sequence ATGAAATTATTGCGAAAAGTGAAAAAACTGATTTCACGAAGGAAGTATGTAATACTTTACCTTTTCCTCCTTCCATGGATGCTTTTTCAGGTTGAAAGTGCGATGGGGCAAACAGAAATAAAAACCGTAAGGGGTAAAGTTTCTGACACCGGAAATCTACCGCTTCCGGGAGTAACTGTATTTTTAAAGGGAACAACCATTGGTACAACAACTAATGCCGACGGAGTTTATAACTTAACAAAAGTTCCTGAGAATAGCACTTTGGTTTTTTCTTTTGTGGGAATGAAAACACAGGAAATTGCTGTTTCAACCCGCACAACCATTGATGTAGTGCTTGAAAGTGAAACCATTGGTTTGGATGAAGTAGTTGCCATTGGTTACGGAACACAAAAGAAGAAAGATTTAACCGGCTCGATTGTTCGAATGGAAATGGATGGAAAAGAGCAGGCTGCAAACACAAGTTTAGTACAAGCTTTACAAGGATATTCTCCTGGTTTAAATGCCTCGGGCGGTTCCAGTGCCGGTGATGGCGGTTCTTTTTCAATAAGGGGAAGAACTTCGTTGTCGGCAAGTGATCAGCCATTGGTTGTACTTGATGGTATCATTTACAACGGAAGTATAAACGATTTAAATATAAACGACATTCAATCTGTTGACATCCTTAAAGATGCTAGTGCTGCTGCTGTTTATGGCTCACGATCGGCCAATGGTGTCCTGGTTGTTACAACAAAAAAAGGAACTTCCGGAAAACCGAAATTTACTTTTAATGCCTATTGTGGTGTACAAAATTTATCGAATACTGAACGTACAAATGTTATGAATGCCGAGCAGTATGCTGTTCGTTTGGTAGACTATTATTATCAACAGGATTTGTACGCCTGGTATAAAACCGGACCAACCAGCGCCGATGGACGCCCGGTGAGACCTGATGTTACCGATAGAGATTTAGTGGCATCGTACCTGAGAACTGAAGAGGAACAAATCAACTATCTGGGTGGTAATTCAGTTGATTGGGTAGATGAAGTTTTTCAAACATCACCTATTCAGTCGTACAGTTTAAGCGTATCCGGAAAAACCGAACGCACAAATTATTACTTGTCAACTTCTTATTTAGATCAAGAAGGTATTTTGTTAAACGACAATTACAAGCGATTAACCTTTAATGGCCGGTTTGAAAGTAAAATTGCAAATTGGTTAACAGTTGGATTTGATCCGACATTTTCACATCGTGATTATTCAGGCGTTAGTGCATCCGCAGGTTATGCACTTCAGGCGAGTCCACTTGGAAATATGTACGACGAATCGGGAAATTATCCGGTATACATTGCCGGAGAATCTTATAACTACCATCCGCTAGGTAACCTTTTGGCAGAAGATAGTTCTCCAAGAGATTATTTTAGCCTGGTACTAAAAGGAATAGTTGAAGTTCCATGGGTGAAAGGTTTAAAATATGAAGCCAATTATTCAAAAACCTACGATTTCGACAAAACCTCACGTTATTATCCAACTTCTATGGCTGACGGATCTAAAACCGATGGCTCCGGTTATGTCAATAATGCAAATCAAAGAACATGGTTATTAAACAGTCTGTTTACCTATAACAGGACTTTTGCCGATAAACATAGCCTGAGTGCTAATTACTTATACAGCCGTGAGAATATTTCAGGTGATGGTTCATATTTGTATGCATATGGATTCGCGAATGAGCTTCTGGGGTATAACGCCCTTGAACTTGGCGAGAATCAAGAGGTTTCTACTTCTGCTTACGAAGAAAATACGATCTCGTATATGGGACGTATTAATTATAGCTACGACAGTCGTTATTTACTGACTGCCACTATCCGACGAGATGGTTTTTCCGGTTTTGGGGGTAACAAGAAATTCGGAAACTTCCCTTCTCTTTCTCTCGGTTGGGTCATCTCCGAAGAATCGTTTATGGACGAAGTGGATTGGATGGATTTTCTCAAGCTTCGTCTATCATATGGTATAAATGGTAATCAGGGAATTGGTAGATATGCCAGCCAATCGAAAATGGGAAGTTTAACCACTGTGTTCGATGGTGCAACTGCAGTTGGTTTATATGCTAACTCGCTGGGAAATGCCGATTTAGGATGGGAAAAAACTGCCTCTTTGAATGCCGGTATCGATTTTAACTTTTTAGACAACAGAATCTCAGGAAGTATTGATGCGTACAATGCAAAAACTACCGATGTTTTGGTTCAAAGATCTATTCCGAGAATGTCAGGGAATTCAAGTGTATGGACAAACATTGGTGGAATTGAAAACAACGGTGTTGAGGTAAGTCTGGTTACTGAAAACATTAAAACCCGTGATTTTAAATGGAAAACAGCTTTTGCATTCTCTTTGGTACGAAACAAAATTACCAAACTGTACGACGATGTAACAGAAGATTTAGGAAACAGTTGGTTTATCGGGGAGCCAATTAGCACTATTTACGGCTATGTTAATGATGGTGTTTGGCAGGAAGATGAATTGTTTAATGGTACAATAATGGCAGACTATTATCCGGGACAGTTTAAAGTACGCGATTTGAATGACGATGGAACAATTACTTCTGAAGATGACCGCGAAATTCTTGGAACAACTGATCCTAACTACCGCATCAGTATGAACAATATTCTCACGTATAAGAATTTCACCTTTAGCTTCTTCTTCAATTCAATTCAAGGGGGTAACAATTACTACATGGCAAATAATTCCGGAGCAGTTGTAGCTGGAGCAACCGATAGTGCATACCGTTTAAACAGGACCGCTATTCGCGACTACTGGAGACCTGATAATGCAGTTAATAACGCTCCCGGAATATATTATAATCCCAAAAAGAATCCGGGGGTTTATCAAAGTAAAAGTTTTGTCCGCCTTCAGGATGTTTCCTTAGGATACACTTTCGATAATAGTGTATTGTCGGATTTGAAAATTGATAACCTGAAAGTTTACGTAAGCGGAAAAAACCTTTATACCTGGACAAAATGGTCAGGATGGGATCCTGAAACAGGTAGCCCAATGATGAGAAGTATTATTGGTGGTGTTAATATAAGTTTTTAA
- a CDS encoding response regulator — protein sequence MTTNNKALIFFLLAIISFVTKTSGQYIRFDHFDTRKGLSQNNINSLTVDSTGYVWMGTIEGITRFDGTNFDIFRSLPFQANTLEGNFIEKVSSCPNGNIWVHIQDRGLNLYNATHDNFKIIQDSCFYPADVVHTTSLVSALDSLLWLTDPNGLYTYNLPKSEANKLPSPPGRNYVIYAGHNKVLLWGSGGISLYSLTEKEKAPKLILEQAVQDISQVFNDSLVVINTGVLEILNIKTGERKQIPRNEELNRYLKNSGIWSLAGYNNEIWIGLTTCLVQIIMDGDTIERVSKYSYDPFSEYSFHGQDAKNFAFDKAGNLWIGTSKYGVNYYSRGKNLFSHHPISILSKADQEIDPIRALCQSSDGNIWVGFDRLGLVCIQPDNTQILYSDIYFPGNTIKSLENIRSIYEDSNGKLWIGTNKGLCNYNPANNHVESTLVKYGWEWPDVCYRMHEFTRGKMTVTNLDGIGIVDLNKGTLDKINMPQNYVAGSIRSIAKDKKSNYWFVSGDLGMCKFTPEGELTYYTYEKDHFSDSKLYSLEIVGDTMWIGSNTGLMAFDLIEEKVVSSFFESDGLSNNLIYSTIYQNNAIWMSTNRGISRLNLKNFSIEKYLTDDLFMDDAFYQSRDGRIYFGGYNGFISFEPDKINVKNVPPNPIITDLFINNHKVKVGEKIQNRVLLSSSIKNSKSLKLNYSTSYFSLAFDAFPFNYPDQTTFRYRISGQSPEWIIAPPKSNRAVISNLSPGDYIFEVEASENARDWSAPKQLQLTIVPPFYSTYWFRAMGILFILIIFYLILRIRIYTIKRWNIQLEKQIKEQTFSIEEQKNKIIAQKEKMVKLNQRLREADQAKLRYYTNLSHEFRTPLTIIMGNIDLLKDHGVNKFILKNIRRSSDRLFRLVNQFIDLHKYDHGELKLQVSHFDIVSFTKEIADTFKDYAQRKNINIKTLNPNETITLWLDKDKTDKIIYNILANAIKYTNEGGSVFIVFERQENGVELKITDTGVGISEEEQKNIFNRFFRSEKIDTYTDGHGMGLTLVKALVETQKGTISCSSQEDVGTTFKVFFKEGKQHFKLSDIVDEELLLNIKPVEKPDITVIDPGNPSGDEILLVEDNPELLEYLSALLGKYYKIQTAKNGKEALERLKESTPELIITDLMMPVMDGLELSKTIREIPETRFIPIIMLSAKTDVSSKIEGYQTNIDDYIEKPFNANLLLSRINNILKKYQNIRKDVEQFSASKSDSWSDEDKLFYKKILIILDNNYSDPEFNADTFSNSIGMSRVTFYRRMKKLNQENPGEFIRKYRLKKASNLLKEGGKPINEICTEVGFQSLSNFRKSFKEEFGIIPSKYKISM from the coding sequence ATGACAACAAACAATAAAGCACTCATATTCTTCCTATTAGCAATAATATCATTTGTTACAAAAACATCTGGTCAATATATTCGTTTCGATCATTTCGATACAAGGAAAGGGCTTTCGCAGAACAACATTAACAGTCTTACAGTAGATTCCACGGGATATGTATGGATGGGAACCATTGAAGGAATCACTCGATTCGACGGAACTAATTTTGATATATTTCGGTCCTTACCATTTCAGGCAAACACGCTTGAAGGAAATTTTATTGAAAAAGTTTCATCCTGCCCAAACGGAAATATTTGGGTTCATATTCAGGACAGGGGATTAAACCTTTACAATGCTACACATGATAATTTTAAAATAATTCAGGACAGTTGTTTTTATCCGGCGGATGTTGTCCACACAACCAGTCTGGTATCTGCACTTGACTCTTTGCTTTGGCTAACCGATCCCAACGGCCTTTATACTTATAACCTTCCGAAAAGCGAAGCAAACAAACTTCCATCGCCACCAGGGAGAAACTATGTGATCTATGCCGGACACAACAAAGTTTTACTTTGGGGATCGGGGGGTATATCTCTTTATTCTCTCACAGAAAAAGAAAAAGCTCCCAAATTAATTCTGGAGCAAGCGGTGCAGGATATTTCCCAGGTGTTTAACGATTCGTTGGTAGTAATAAATACAGGTGTTTTAGAAATACTTAATATTAAAACCGGTGAAAGAAAACAAATTCCTCGCAACGAGGAGCTAAACCGATATTTAAAAAACAGCGGAATTTGGTCGCTTGCAGGGTATAATAACGAGATTTGGATTGGATTAACAACATGTCTCGTTCAGATTATTATGGATGGCGACACAATAGAACGTGTTTCGAAATATTCATACGATCCTTTTAGTGAATACTCTTTTCATGGCCAGGATGCTAAGAATTTTGCATTTGACAAAGCAGGCAATCTATGGATTGGCACTTCGAAATACGGAGTAAATTATTATTCGCGGGGGAAAAACCTGTTTAGCCACCACCCCATTTCCATACTTTCAAAAGCAGACCAGGAAATTGATCCGATTCGCGCGCTTTGCCAATCTTCCGACGGGAATATTTGGGTCGGATTCGACCGTTTGGGACTGGTATGCATTCAACCGGATAATACCCAAATTTTATATTCCGACATTTATTTTCCGGGTAATACAATAAAAAGCCTTGAAAACATCCGGTCGATATATGAAGATTCCAACGGGAAACTATGGATTGGAACCAACAAGGGACTTTGCAACTATAATCCCGCAAATAATCATGTTGAATCGACCTTGGTTAAATATGGCTGGGAGTGGCCGGATGTCTGTTACCGAATGCACGAATTTACACGGGGAAAAATGACAGTTACAAATTTAGACGGAATTGGAATTGTAGATCTTAACAAGGGCACTTTAGACAAAATAAATATGCCCCAAAACTATGTTGCCGGCTCGATCAGAAGTATTGCAAAAGACAAAAAATCAAACTATTGGTTTGTTTCCGGCGATTTGGGCATGTGCAAATTTACCCCTGAAGGAGAATTAACATACTACACTTACGAAAAAGATCACTTTTCTGACAGCAAACTGTATTCGTTAGAAATAGTTGGTGATACCATGTGGATTGGAAGTAACACAGGTTTGATGGCTTTCGACCTGATCGAAGAAAAAGTTGTTTCCAGTTTTTTTGAATCCGACGGCCTCTCAAACAACCTGATATACAGCACAATTTACCAAAACAATGCAATATGGATGAGCACCAATCGCGGAATTAGCAGGCTCAATTTAAAGAACTTTTCAATTGAAAAATATCTAACTGATGATCTGTTTATGGATGATGCCTTTTATCAAAGCCGCGATGGAAGGATTTACTTTGGTGGATACAATGGATTCATAAGTTTTGAACCCGATAAAATAAACGTAAAAAATGTGCCTCCCAATCCTATTATTACAGACTTATTCATTAATAATCATAAAGTAAAAGTTGGAGAAAAAATTCAAAATCGCGTTTTATTATCAAGTTCAATTAAAAATTCGAAATCACTAAAATTAAACTACAGTACAAGCTATTTTTCTCTTGCCTTTGATGCCTTTCCCTTTAATTATCCAGATCAAACCACTTTCAGGTATCGCATAAGCGGACAATCTCCGGAGTGGATAATAGCTCCTCCCAAATCAAACAGAGCTGTAATTTCTAACCTTTCACCGGGCGATTACATTTTTGAGGTTGAAGCCAGTGAAAATGCGCGTGACTGGAGCGCTCCAAAACAGTTGCAGTTAACAATAGTACCTCCGTTTTACAGCACATACTGGTTTAGAGCAATGGGAATTTTATTTATTCTAATCATCTTCTATCTGATCCTAAGAATACGTATTTACACCATTAAACGCTGGAATATTCAACTCGAGAAACAGATTAAAGAACAAACCTTTTCAATAGAAGAACAAAAGAATAAGATTATTGCCCAAAAAGAGAAAATGGTAAAACTGAATCAAAGGCTTCGCGAAGCAGATCAGGCTAAATTAAGGTATTACACAAATCTCTCGCATGAATTCCGGACTCCGTTAACAATCATTATGGGCAACATCGATCTGCTAAAAGATCATGGCGTTAATAAATTCATTTTAAAAAATATAAGGAGAAGTTCTGACAGGTTATTCCGGCTTGTGAATCAATTTATCGACCTTCATAAGTATGATCATGGAGAACTTAAACTTCAGGTTTCACATTTCGACATTGTTTCTTTTACAAAGGAAATTGCCGATACTTTTAAAGATTATGCTCAACGTAAAAACATTAATATCAAAACATTAAATCCGAATGAAACAATAACGCTCTGGCTCGACAAAGACAAAACTGACAAAATAATTTATAACATACTAGCCAACGCCATAAAATATACCAACGAAGGCGGATCGGTTTTTATCGTTTTTGAAAGACAGGAAAACGGAGTTGAGTTAAAAATTACCGATACGGGAGTGGGTATTTCAGAAGAAGAACAAAAAAATATATTTAATCGTTTTTTCAGAAGTGAAAAAATAGATACTTATACCGACGGACATGGTATGGGATTAACTCTGGTAAAAGCGCTTGTTGAAACTCAAAAAGGTACAATCTCATGTTCAAGTCAGGAAGATGTCGGAACAACCTTTAAAGTTTTTTTCAAAGAAGGAAAACAACATTTCAAATTATCGGATATTGTTGATGAAGAACTTCTTTTGAATATTAAACCGGTGGAGAAACCAGATATAACGGTGATCGATCCGGGCAATCCTTCGGGTGATGAAATTTTGTTGGTGGAAGATAATCCTGAATTACTGGAATATTTATCTGCTCTTTTAGGAAAATATTACAAAATACAGACTGCAAAAAACGGAAAAGAAGCGCTTGAAAGATTAAAAGAAAGTACACCTGAATTGATTATTACAGATCTAATGATGCCGGTAATGGATGGGCTTGAACTATCGAAAACCATTCGAGAAATACCGGAAACAAGGTTTATTCCGATTATCATGTTAAGTGCAAAAACGGATGTATCATCGAAGATAGAAGGATACCAAACCAACATTGATGATTACATCGAGAAACCATTTAATGCAAACCTTTTACTTTCCAGAATCAATAATATTCTAAAAAAATACCAGAATATTAGGAAAGACGTAGAGCAATTTTCAGCGAGCAAAAGCGATAGCTGGAGCGATGAAGATAAATTATTCTATAAAAAGATTCTGATCATTCTAGATAATAACTATTCCGATCCGGAGTTTAATGCCGATACATTCAGCAATTCAATTGGGATGAGCAGAGTAACCTTCTATAGACGAATGAAAAAACTGAACCAGGAAAATCCAGGAGA